From the genome of Carassius auratus strain Wakin chromosome 26, ASM336829v1, whole genome shotgun sequence, one region includes:
- the alg11 gene encoding GDP-Man:Man(3)GlcNAc(2)-PP-Dol alpha-1,2-mannosyltransferase has product MSAHEHLSFCLCDLIRLLWSLLLPCLYLSLVLTAILFFFIMGVRSWLQMKRKSRRAQDGRPAVAFFHPYCNAGGGGERVLWCALRALQNRYQDVSFVVYTGDQGVTAEEILDGARRRFNIRLPRAVKFVFLKHRLLVEARLYPHFTLLGQSVGSIFLGWEALTEFVPDLYIDSMGYAFTLPVFRYLGGCPVGSYVHYPTISTDMLSVVRERNPRFNNADYISSNPVLSAIKVIYYCVFALLYGLAGSCSDVVMVNSTWTLGHILALWRAPNRTSVVFPPCDVQAFLDIPIGDEDEEKERKKCHSVVSVGQFRPEKDHRLQIKAFRKLLDRKGVEPGGRETVKLVLIGGCRNQEDEERVQMLKGLCLDLGVVDRVEFKLNIPFEELKKDLTDATIGLHTMWNEHFGIGVVECMAAGTIILAHKSGGPKLDIVVPYDNGPTGFLADDEDSYADAMERILSMTPAARLEIRRRARLSVTRFSDQEFEGSFLSAVEPLMSTLRL; this is encoded by the exons ATGTCAGCGCACGAGCacttgtctttctgtctgtgcGATTTAATCAG GTTACTATGGTCACTACTGTTGCCATGTCTCTATCTGAGTCTTGTCCTGACAGCcatcctcttcttcttcatcatgggAGTGAGAAGCTGGCTGCAGATgaagaggaagagcaggagaGCTCAGGACGGCCGTCCCGCTGTGGCCTTCTTCCACCCGTACTGCaatgcaggaggaggaggagagagagtgctgTGGTGTGCTTTACGGGCTCTTCAAAACAG GTACCAAGATGTTTCCTTCGTGGTTTACACGGGTGATCAGGGCGTGACAGCAGAAGAGATTTTAGATGGAGCGCGGCGGCGCTTCAACATCAGACTCCCTCGAGCCGTTAAGTTTGTGTTCCTGAAACATCGTCTCCTGGTGGAGGCCAGACTTTACCCACACTTCACCCTTCTGGGGCAGAGCGTGGGCTCCATCTTCCTGGGGTGGGAGGCCTTGACTGAGTTTGTTCCAGATCTCTACATTGACTCGATGGGCTATGCCTTCACCCTGCCTGTGTTCCGTTATCTGGGTGGCTGTCCTGTGGGAAGCTATGTGCACTACCCAACCATCAGCACTGATATGCTGTCAGTGGTTCGAGAAAGAAACCCACG GTTCAATAATGCAGATTACATCTCCAGTAACCCTGTACTGAGTGCCATCAAAGTGATTTACTACTGTGTCTTTGCGCTGCTGTATGGTCTGGCCGGCTCCTGTAGTGACGTAGTCATGGTCAATTCCACCTGGACTCTAGGACACATTCTGGCTCTGTGGCGCGCTCCTAACCGCACCAGTGTGGTCTTTCCACCATGCGACGTTCAGGCCTTCCTGGACATCCCTATTggagatgaggatgaagagaaggagagaaaaaagTGTCACTCTGTGGTGTCCGTAGGTCAGTTCCGGCCTGAAAAAGACCATCGGCTGCAGATCAAAGCTTTTAGAAAACTGCTGGACAGGAAGGGGGTGGAGCCTGGCGGGCGAGAGACCGTGAAGCTGGTGTTGATTGGTGGATGTCGTAACCAGGAGGATGAGGAGAGGGTACAGATGTTGAAGGGATTGTGTCTGGATCTGGGTGTGGTGGACAGGGTGGAGTTTAAACTCAATATCCCATTTGAAGAACTGAAGAAAGATTTAACAGACGCCACCATCGGGTTGCACACAATGTGGAATGAACATTTCGGTATTG GTGTAGTGGAGTGTATGGCTGCAGGAACAATCATTCTGGCTCACAAATCCGGTGGTCCGAAGTTGGACATCGTGGTTCCCTATGATAACGGTCCAACTGGCTTCCTGGCAGACGATGAAGACAGTTATGCAGATGCCATGGAGCGAATCCTTTCCATGACTCCTGCAGCTCGATTAGAGATCCGCCGCCGGGCACGTCTGTCCGTCACCCGCTTCTCAGACCAGGAGTTTGAAGGCTCATTTCTTTCAGCCGTGGAGCCTCTAATGTCAACACTAAGACTGTGA
- the cpb2 gene encoding carboxypeptidase B2: MRPPIQLVYLICFNIFLEKCFCKSEHDQVLAITVSTQEHVDTVQNLTSHNETDLWQPASPIYITTNSEVHLYIRSTSVEFVTELLRKHGIAFRMLLENTPALIEMQTKNDTSDPRSGGVFYERYHSLEDIYYWINKTKQDYSDMVQVILIGSSSEKRPLYVLKLSGRREEVKRAMWIDCGIHAREWIAPAFCMWFVKYALAFYNQNTEITEILNNMDVYILTVMNPDGYKYTWTTDRMWRKNRSYNKESNCLGADLNRNFDANWCTQGASDNPCDPTYCGPFPESEPESQAVARFLRSHKETVKLYLSIHSYSQMLLFPYSCSYDEVPNHNELFEVVKEASAKIRRYYRNNYKYGPGAKTIYLAPGGSDDWAYNLGIKYSFTFELQDRGRYGFLLPPSFIPQACNEALLATKVTALHVIKKLNEELP, translated from the exons ATGAGGCCTCCAATACAACTGGTTTACTTAATATGTTTTAACATCTTCCTTGAGAAGTGTTTCTGCAAATCGGAACA TGACCAGGTTTTGGCCATCACTGTATCCACACAGGAACATGTGGACACAGTGCAAAACTTAACAAGTCACAATGAG ACAGACTTGTGGCAGCCTGCTTCACCCATTTACATTACAACAAACTCTGAAGTTCACCTTTACATTCGGTCAACAAGTGTGGAGTTTGTCACTGAACTCCTACGCAAACATGGCATTGCTTTTAG AATGCTTTTGGAAAACACACCAGCACTAATTGAGATGCAGACCAAAAACGATACATCGGATCCCCGGAGCGGAGGCGTGTTTTATGAGAGATATCATTCTTTAGAAGAT ATCTATTACTGGATAAACAAGACCAAGCAAGACTATTCAGACATGGTGCAAGTTATTCTTATTGGGTCATCTTCTGAAAAACGACCACTCTATGTTCTGAAG CTTTCCGGCAGGAGGGAGGAGGTGAAGAGGGCCATGTGGATAGACTGTGGTATTCATGCACGGGAGTGGATCGCTCCAGCCTTTTGCATGTGGTTTGTCAAATAC gcaCTAGCATTTTACAACCAGAACACTGAAATCACAGAGATTCTGAACAACATGGACGTTTACATCTTGACAGTCATGAACCCAGATGGATACAAGTACACATGGACAACA GATCGTATGTGGAGGAAAAACCGCTCATATAACAAAGAGAGCAACTGTCTTGGAGCAGATCTGAACAGAAATTTTGATGCAAATTGGTGCA CACAGGGGGCCTCCGATAATCCATGTGATCCTACATACTGCGGTCCGTTCCCGGAGTCTGAACCGGAGTCCCAGGCTGTGGCACGGTTCCTGCGCTCCCATAAGGAAACAGTCAAGCTGTACCTCTCCATTCACTCCTACTCTCAGATGCTCCTGTTTCCTTACTCCTGTTCCTATGATGAGGTTCCAAACCACAATGAGCTG tttgaaGTTGTTAAGGAGGCCTCAGCAAAGATACGCAGATATTACAGGAATAACTATAAATATGGTCCTGGTGCAAAAACCATTT ATTTGGCCCCAGGAGGATCTGATGACTGGGCATATAATCTTGGGATAAAGTATTCCTTCACCTTTGAGCTTCAGGATCGTGGTCGATATGGGTTTCTTCTTCCCCCCAGCTTTATCCCTCAGGCCTGTAATGAGGCTCTGCTCGCAACAAAGGTCACAGCCTTACATGTGATCAAAAAACTCAATGAAGAGCTTCCATAA
- the spp2 gene encoding secreted phosphoprotein 24 produces MKMRCCVFLFLLLQVLGGLGFPLFELSSKADDALQMALTQINARTARNYLYRVSKASVKRIVPLGANTFDLHLRFGIRETECQKSSEVDPQGCMYRKGFFVSEAGCYIRARVSQDVNRIISLRCTKADSSSSESSEEGGLGLFYDSNHFGTRDRTPSTSAPSIIMAPPVRAGHHDNTETHHVRGDNFDNHLPFH; encoded by the exons atgaaaatgaggtgctgtgtttttctctttctgctCCTGCAGGTTTTAGGAGGTTTAG GCTTCCCTCTGTTCGAGCTCAGCTCAAAAGCAGATGATGCTCTGCAGATGGCGCTCACTCAGATTAATGCACGCACTGCCAGGAATTACCTCTACAGAGTGTCCAAGGCATCCGTAAAGAGG ATTGTTCCTCTGGGAGCAAACACATTTGATCTGCATCTGAGGTTTGGCATCAGGGAGACGGAGTGTCAGAAGAGTTCTGAGGTCGATCCCCAGGGCTGCATGTACCGCAAAGGGTTTTTTGTG TCGGAGGCAGGGTGCTATATCAGAGCCAGAGTGAGTCAGGACGTCAATCGTATCATCTCTCTCAGATGCACAAAGGCCGACAGCTCGAGCTCTGAGTCCAGTGAGGAG GGGGGGTTAGGATTATTCTACGATTCAAATCATTTTGGGACTAGAG ACCGCACACCTTCAACTTCAGCACCAAGCATTATTATGGCTCCACCAGTACGTGCGGGTCATCATGACAACACTGAAACCCACCATGTTCGTGGAGACAATTTTGACAATCACCTGCCATTTCACTGA